In Pleurocapsa sp. PCC 7319, the following are encoded in one genomic region:
- the ptsP gene encoding phosphoenolpyruvate--protein phosphotransferase: MVGIVIVSHSAKLAAGVKELAQQMIPTDVPLAIAAGIDDPVNPLGTDALQIQAAIESVSDPSGVIVLMDLGSAILSAEMALELLPVEERKKVRLCEAPLVEGAIAAVIEAASGASLDRVMASARASLSVKISQLTGNKISLEEENSLENETAVASAEQTIKLTIINHYGLHARPAAKFVNTASSFSAAIKLQNLTTQSQIVSAKSINQVMLLGVRQGHEIAVTATGEDSTEALAALQKLVEEGFGESNDPSSSPQLSSSPQLSSSSLSGIPASPGSAIAPVFFYQPTIPEVINETTDNPDAEWQKLQQAIDRGIEELKQLIRKESAESATIFEAHLLYLKDPELINQTRQIVFDQSLTAATAWAKAIAKLSASYQALEDSYLRARAADIEDVGLRILRLLLGVTHQSINIPQGVILVANDLTVSEVAEIQSGQVLGICLASGSATAHSALVVSQLGIPMIVDVGQELFSFAPHTEIAINGSTGQIWLDPSSELRRQIQAQENRQDAIISEAVTLDGHKISVLANIMSVHNATYALKCSADGVGLLRTELLYLNRSTSPTEAEQLNIINEIGSILGERPLIIRTLDIGADKPVDYLNLPAETNPGMGWRGIRQSLDCPDLFKTQLRAILRASAKHKIKLMFPMVTSVKEVKAAKQLVSKVQAELKESSIDFDSEIAIGIMVETPAAVTMANLLAKEVDFFSIGTNDLSQYIMASDRTNPKVAALADAYEPAVLRMIRQTVDAAHNSGITVSVCGQLASDPKAVPILLGLGVDELSVNPPAIPEIKAKIAGLSKSEVKAIASTVLQLDSAIAVREYISSVAL, translated from the coding sequence TAGCAGCAGGGGTCAAAGAATTAGCTCAACAAATGATTCCAACTGATGTCCCTTTGGCGATCGCTGCCGGAATAGATGATCCAGTTAATCCCTTGGGCACTGATGCACTCCAAATTCAGGCTGCCATCGAATCCGTGAGCGATCCGTCAGGAGTAATTGTTTTAATGGATTTAGGAAGTGCTATTCTAAGTGCGGAAATGGCTTTGGAGTTGCTCCCAGTAGAAGAGCGAAAAAAAGTTAGATTATGTGAAGCTCCACTGGTAGAAGGGGCGATCGCAGCAGTCATAGAAGCAGCATCTGGTGCATCCTTAGATCGAGTCATGGCATCCGCGAGGGCTTCATTAAGTGTCAAGATATCCCAGTTAACAGGGAATAAGATCTCATTGGAGGAAGAAAACAGTCTGGAAAATGAAACTGCTGTCGCCTCTGCCGAACAAACAATTAAACTGACGATTATTAATCATTACGGGCTTCATGCTCGTCCCGCAGCTAAGTTCGTAAATACAGCATCTAGTTTTTCAGCCGCAATCAAGCTACAAAATCTCACTACCCAAAGTCAAATTGTAAGTGCCAAAAGTATTAATCAGGTTATGCTTCTGGGAGTGCGCCAGGGACACGAAATAGCTGTTACCGCAACAGGAGAAGACTCGACTGAAGCTTTAGCAGCTTTGCAGAAATTAGTTGAAGAAGGATTTGGTGAATCAAATGATCCTTCCTCATCTCCCCAACTTTCCTCATCTCCTCAACTTTCATCATCTTCGCTATCAGGCATCCCTGCCTCACCTGGAAGTGCGATCGCGCCAGTATTTTTTTATCAACCTACTATCCCAGAAGTTATTAACGAAACAACAGATAATCCCGATGCAGAATGGCAAAAACTACAACAAGCCATTGATCGGGGTATAGAAGAACTAAAACAACTTATTAGAAAAGAATCAGCAGAATCAGCCACTATCTTTGAGGCTCATTTACTCTATTTAAAAGACCCAGAATTAATTAATCAAACTCGTCAAATAGTTTTCGACCAATCCTTAACTGCTGCCACTGCTTGGGCAAAAGCGATCGCGAAACTGTCAGCATCTTATCAAGCTCTAGAAGACTCATATTTACGAGCTCGTGCTGCTGATATAGAAGATGTGGGACTGAGAATACTGCGTCTTTTATTAGGAGTAACCCACCAGTCAATTAATATTCCCCAAGGTGTAATTCTAGTTGCTAACGATCTTACAGTTTCAGAAGTAGCAGAAATCCAATCAGGTCAAGTATTAGGAATTTGTCTTGCTAGTGGTAGTGCCACCGCCCATAGTGCCTTAGTTGTCAGTCAACTGGGGATACCAATGATAGTCGACGTGGGTCAAGAATTATTTTCCTTCGCGCCTCATACAGAAATAGCGATCAATGGGTCAACTGGTCAAATTTGGCTTGACCCCAGTAGCGAACTACGGCGACAAATACAAGCTCAAGAAAATCGCCAAGACGCAATTATTTCAGAAGCAGTTACCCTAGATGGTCATAAAATCTCTGTACTCGCCAATATTATGAGCGTACATAACGCTACCTACGCTCTTAAATGTAGTGCGGATGGGGTGGGTTTATTGCGAACTGAATTACTATATCTAAATCGCTCCACATCTCCAACCGAAGCTGAACAACTTAACATAATTAATGAGATAGGTTCAATTCTGGGAGAACGTCCCCTAATTATTCGCACTCTAGATATTGGTGCAGATAAACCCGTTGACTATCTCAATCTCCCCGCAGAAACTAATCCTGGTATGGGTTGGCGCGGTATTCGTCAGAGTTTAGATTGTCCTGATCTTTTTAAAACTCAGTTAAGAGCAATACTGCGAGCATCAGCAAAGCATAAGATCAAGCTAATGTTTCCGATGGTGACATCTGTAAAAGAAGTAAAAGCAGCTAAACAGCTAGTTTCTAAAGTGCAAGCAGAATTAAAAGAAAGTAGTATTGATTTCGATTCAGAAATTGCCATTGGCATCATGGTCGAAACACCTGCTGCTGTCACTATGGCTAACTTATTAGCAAAGGAAGTAGACTTTTTCAGCATCGGCACTAACGATCTCAGTCAATATATCATGGCAAGCGATCGCACTAACCCGAAAGTTGCAGCTTTAGCCGATGCCTACGAACCTGCGGTACTGAGAATGATTCGTCAAACCGTTGATGCAGCTCACAACTCAGGAATTACCGTCAGCGTTTGTGGTCAATTAGCCAGCGATCCTAAAGCCGTGCCGATTTTATTGGGATTAGGGGTAGATGAATTAAGTGTTAATCCTCCCGCTATACCTGAAATTAAAGCCAAGATTGCTGGTTTGAGTAAGTCGGAGGTAAAGGCGATCGCATCTACTGTCTTACAGTTAGATTCAGCAATAGCAGTGAGAGAATACATTTCTAGTGTTGCTTTGTAG